In a genomic window of Leifsonia xyli subsp. cynodontis DSM 46306:
- a CDS encoding lysophospholipid acyltransferase family protein — protein sequence MFYWLMKYVIAGPLLRGVFRPWVVGLENVPKDGAVILASNHLSFIDSIFLPIVVDRHVSFLAKSDYFTRRGLKGWATKAFMTATGQLPIDRSGGKASEASLNTGLAVLARGEILGIYPEGTRSPDGKLYRGRTGVARMILEAGVPVVPVAMVDTAEIMPIGKRLPKLGRIGIVIGEPLDFSRFDGMEGDRFILRSVTDEIMYALHGLGDQEYVDVYASTVKERRAAPSV from the coding sequence ATGTTCTACTGGTTGATGAAGTACGTCATAGCGGGGCCGCTCTTGCGCGGCGTCTTCCGCCCCTGGGTCGTCGGGCTCGAGAACGTCCCGAAGGACGGCGCGGTGATCCTCGCGAGCAACCATCTGTCGTTCATCGATTCGATCTTCCTGCCGATCGTCGTCGACCGGCACGTCTCGTTCCTCGCCAAGAGCGACTACTTCACGCGCCGCGGTCTCAAGGGGTGGGCGACGAAGGCGTTCATGACCGCCACCGGCCAGCTCCCCATCGACCGCTCCGGCGGCAAGGCTTCGGAAGCCTCCCTCAACACCGGCCTCGCCGTCCTCGCGCGCGGCGAGATCCTCGGCATCTACCCGGAGGGCACGCGAAGCCCGGACGGCAAGCTCTACCGTGGCCGCACCGGCGTGGCCCGGATGATCCTGGAGGCCGGTGTGCCGGTCGTCCCGGTCGCGATGGTGGACACTGCCGAGATCATGCCCATCGGCAAGCGGCTGCCCAAGCTCGGCCGCATCGGCATCGTCATCGGCGAGCCGCTCGACTTCTCGCGCTTCGATGGGATGGAGGGCGACCGCTTCATCCTGCGCTCGGTCACCGACGAGATCATGTACGCGTTGCACGGTCTCGGCGACCAGGAGTACGTGGATGTCTACGCCAGCACCGTGAAGGAGAGGCGCGCGGCTCCCTCCGTCTGA
- a CDS encoding pyruvate carboxylase yields the protein MFRKILVANRGEIAIRAFRAAYELGAQTVAVFPYEDRDSMHRLKADEAYQIGEPGHPVRAYLDVQEIIRVARESGADAIYPGYGFLSENPELAEAARAAGIAFIGPPAKVLEMAGNKVTAKEHAIAAGVPVLKSTPPSKDVDALLAQAGEIGFPLFVKAVAGGGGRGMRRVAAEEELRSALDEAMREADSAFGDPTMFLEQAVLRPRHIEVQILADGAGETMHLFERDCSVQRRHQKVIEIAPAPKLPEDIRQSLYRDAVAFARSIGYENAGTVEFLLDTAGDRAGEHVFIEMNPRIQVEHTVTEEITDVDLVQSQMRIAAGETLADLGLSQETVYIRGAALQCRITTEDPTAGFRPDTGKITTYRSPGGGGIRLDGGTINPGAQTSPHFDSLLAKLTCRGRDYRAAIQRARRALAEFRIRGVATNIPFLQAVLDDPDFLAGDVSTSFIEERPELFKGRPSKDRGTKVLNWLADVTVNQPNGALPETADPADKLPRLDLSVPAPAGSRQRLREMGPRGFAEALRAQTALAVTETTFRDAQQSLLATRVRTKDLLAVAPYVARMTPELLSVEAWGGATYDVALRFLGEDPWERLAALREALPNVNIQMLLRGRNTVGYTPYPTRVADAFVREAATTGVDIFRIFDALNDVSQMRPAIESVLATGSSVAEVAVCYTGDLLDPAEDLYTLDYYLRLAERIVESGAHILAIKDMAGLLRPAAAEKLVAAFRERFDLPVHVHTHDTPGGQLGTLLAAARAGADAVDVASAPMAGTTSQPSASALVAALAHTERDTGISLTAVQDLEPYWEAVRHVYRPFESGLPGPTGRVYKHEIPGGQLSNLRQQAKALGLAEDFELVEDMYAAANRILGRIPKVTPSSKVVGDLALHLAAVRADPEDFAENPQKYDIPDSVVGFMAGELGELPGGWPEPFRTKVLAGKTVKVGVEDLSAADVRALEGSSEERRATLNRLLFPAPTRIQEQMRELFGDLSVVDSLDYLYGLRPGAEHVIEFSKGVRLYIGLEAIGEADEKGMRTVMTTLNGQLRPVFVRDRSIVVEAKAAEKADTAKPGQVAAPFSGVVTLHVAVGDSVAAGQAVASIEAMKMEAAITAPVAGVVERLAIPKTQQVGAGDLLVVVTPL from the coding sequence ATGTTCCGTAAGATCCTCGTTGCCAATCGCGGTGAAATCGCTATCCGGGCCTTCCGGGCCGCTTATGAGCTGGGCGCTCAGACGGTGGCCGTCTTCCCGTATGAGGACCGTGACTCGATGCACCGTCTGAAGGCGGACGAGGCGTACCAGATCGGCGAGCCGGGTCATCCGGTGCGCGCGTACCTGGATGTGCAGGAGATCATCCGCGTCGCCAGGGAGTCGGGGGCGGACGCGATCTACCCGGGCTACGGTTTCCTCTCCGAGAACCCTGAACTGGCCGAGGCCGCCCGCGCGGCGGGCATCGCCTTCATCGGCCCGCCCGCGAAGGTGCTGGAGATGGCCGGCAACAAGGTCACCGCGAAGGAGCACGCGATCGCCGCGGGCGTCCCGGTGCTGAAGTCGACCCCGCCGTCGAAGGACGTCGACGCCCTCCTCGCGCAGGCCGGCGAGATCGGCTTCCCCCTCTTCGTCAAGGCCGTCGCCGGCGGCGGCGGCCGCGGGATGCGCCGCGTCGCCGCCGAGGAGGAGCTGCGCTCCGCTCTCGACGAGGCCATGCGCGAGGCGGACAGCGCCTTCGGCGACCCGACGATGTTCCTTGAGCAGGCCGTGCTGCGCCCCCGTCACATCGAGGTTCAGATCCTGGCCGACGGCGCTGGCGAGACGATGCACCTCTTCGAGCGCGACTGCTCGGTGCAGCGCCGCCACCAGAAAGTCATCGAGATCGCTCCGGCGCCGAAACTGCCGGAGGACATCCGTCAGTCCCTCTACCGCGACGCTGTCGCCTTCGCCCGCTCGATCGGCTACGAGAACGCCGGGACCGTGGAGTTCCTGCTCGACACCGCGGGCGACCGTGCGGGCGAGCACGTCTTCATCGAGATGAACCCGCGCATCCAGGTCGAGCACACGGTCACCGAGGAGATCACCGACGTCGACCTGGTGCAGTCGCAGATGCGCATCGCCGCGGGCGAGACCCTCGCCGATCTGGGCCTCAGCCAGGAGACGGTGTACATCCGCGGCGCGGCGCTTCAGTGCCGTATCACCACGGAGGACCCCACCGCCGGGTTCCGTCCGGACACCGGCAAGATCACCACCTACCGCTCGCCCGGCGGCGGCGGCATCCGCCTCGACGGCGGCACGATCAACCCGGGCGCGCAGACCAGTCCGCACTTCGACTCATTGCTCGCCAAGCTCACCTGCCGCGGACGCGACTACCGCGCCGCGATCCAGCGGGCGCGCCGGGCGCTGGCCGAGTTCCGCATCCGCGGTGTCGCCACCAACATCCCGTTCCTGCAGGCCGTGCTCGACGATCCCGACTTCCTCGCCGGCGACGTCTCTACCTCTTTCATCGAGGAGCGGCCGGAACTGTTCAAGGGCCGCCCCTCCAAGGACCGCGGCACCAAGGTGCTCAACTGGCTCGCCGACGTCACCGTCAACCAGCCGAACGGCGCTCTCCCCGAGACCGCGGACCCGGCCGACAAGCTGCCGCGTCTCGACCTGAGCGTCCCGGCGCCCGCCGGCTCGCGCCAGCGGCTCCGGGAGATGGGGCCTCGCGGCTTCGCCGAGGCCCTCCGCGCGCAGACGGCCCTGGCCGTCACCGAGACCACGTTCCGCGATGCCCAGCAGTCGCTGCTCGCGACGCGGGTGCGCACCAAGGATCTGCTCGCCGTCGCGCCGTATGTCGCGCGCATGACGCCCGAGCTGCTCTCGGTGGAGGCGTGGGGAGGCGCGACCTACGACGTCGCGCTGCGCTTCCTCGGCGAGGACCCCTGGGAGCGGCTCGCGGCCCTCCGGGAGGCGTTGCCCAACGTCAACATCCAGATGCTGCTGCGCGGCCGCAACACGGTCGGCTACACGCCGTATCCTACCCGGGTCGCCGACGCGTTCGTGCGCGAGGCCGCCACCACCGGTGTGGACATCTTCCGCATCTTCGACGCCCTCAACGATGTGTCGCAGATGCGCCCGGCGATCGAGTCGGTGCTCGCGACCGGTTCCTCGGTCGCCGAGGTCGCGGTCTGCTACACCGGCGATCTGCTCGACCCGGCCGAGGACCTGTACACGCTCGACTACTATCTGAGGCTCGCCGAGCGGATCGTGGAATCGGGCGCTCACATCCTGGCGATCAAAGACATGGCGGGTCTGCTGCGTCCGGCGGCGGCCGAGAAGCTCGTCGCCGCCTTCCGGGAGCGCTTCGATCTGCCGGTGCATGTCCACACGCACGACACTCCGGGCGGCCAGCTCGGGACGCTGCTGGCGGCTGCGCGGGCCGGGGCGGACGCGGTGGATGTCGCGAGCGCGCCGATGGCGGGCACGACCAGTCAGCCGAGCGCTTCGGCTCTGGTCGCCGCACTCGCCCACACCGAGCGGGACACCGGCATCTCCCTCACGGCGGTCCAGGACCTCGAGCCCTACTGGGAGGCCGTGCGCCACGTCTACCGGCCGTTCGAGTCCGGGCTCCCCGGCCCCACGGGCCGGGTCTACAAGCACGAGATCCCCGGCGGCCAGCTCTCCAACCTGCGTCAGCAGGCCAAGGCGCTCGGACTCGCCGAGGACTTCGAGCTGGTGGAGGACATGTACGCCGCAGCGAACAGAATCCTCGGCCGCATCCCCAAGGTGACACCGTCCTCCAAGGTGGTCGGCGACCTCGCGCTGCACCTCGCGGCGGTGCGCGCCGACCCCGAGGACTTCGCCGAGAACCCGCAGAAGTACGACATCCCGGACTCGGTCGTCGGCTTCATGGCCGGGGAGCTGGGCGAGCTGCCCGGCGGCTGGCCGGAGCCCTTCCGCACCAAGGTGCTGGCGGGCAAGACGGTGAAGGTCGGTGTCGAGGACCTGTCCGCCGCCGATGTGCGGGCGCTGGAGGGCTCCAGCGAAGAGCGTCGCGCGACCCTCAACCGTCTGCTCTTCCCCGCTCCCACGCGCATCCAAGAGCAGATGCGCGAGCTGTTCGGCGACCTCTCGGTGGTCGACTCGCTCGACTACCTGTACGGTCTGCGTCCCGGCGCCGAGCATGTCATCGAGTTCAGCAAGGGTGTGCGCCTGTACATCGGCCTGGAAGCCATCGGCGAGGCCGACGAGAAGGGCATGCGCACGGTCATGACCACGCTCAACGGCCAGCTGCGCCCCGTCTTCGTGCGCGATCGCAGCATCGTCGTGGAGGCGAAGGCGGCGGAGAAGGCGGACACGGCCAAGCCGGGCCAGGTCGCAGCGCCCTTCTCCGGCGTGGTGACTCTGCACGTCGCCGTCGGCGACTCCGTCGCGGCGGGGCAGGCGGTCGCGTCCATCGAGGCCATGAAGATGGAAGCGGCCATCACCGCTCCGGTCGCCGGTGTCGTGGAGCGGCTCGCCATCCCGAAGACCCAGCAAGTGGGTGCGGGCGACCTGCTCGTGGTCGTCACTCCGCTCTGA
- a CDS encoding MinD/ParA family ATP-binding protein, whose product MADKPDEPERGALAPAEDEELTVSTPDTLSIALDLPPTAPREIPEDEAAVAIDEVPVDPGFVQSPTEPTTTSVAILASRLAARSAEGDLAGGEGEHTPSHEALRQGAFAQSRRDRLRGEHSPQPEPATMLTADRLLEVNRKTRPGPEGVWQRFVYAVTFRAVNLGDSARVRARKELDHRIQKQFEGGTRFVPVLTRKGGVGKTTVTTLLGMALADAREDRIIALDANPDRGTLSERVPKQTRATVRDVVHKAASISGFTDFSALVSRDETRLDVLASDTDPMLSEAFDENDYNVVADLAARYYSIVLTDCGTGIVHSVMRATLQRADSLVIVSGGSVDEARLASETLTWLEANGYGDLVRNAVVALNTATQGTNLVKLEEIESHFRSRVREIVRIPYDSQLAAGSVVSWKDLKPLTKLSARTLAALVVEGLPSERD is encoded by the coding sequence GTGGCAGACAAGCCGGACGAACCCGAGCGCGGTGCCCTCGCGCCGGCGGAGGACGAGGAGCTGACCGTCAGCACCCCGGACACACTGAGCATTGCCCTCGACCTTCCGCCGACCGCGCCTCGGGAGATCCCCGAGGACGAAGCGGCTGTCGCGATCGACGAGGTTCCCGTCGACCCCGGGTTCGTGCAGTCGCCCACCGAGCCCACCACGACGTCCGTTGCGATCCTGGCATCGCGTCTGGCGGCCCGCTCGGCTGAGGGCGACCTCGCCGGGGGCGAGGGGGAGCACACCCCGTCGCACGAGGCGCTGCGTCAGGGAGCCTTCGCGCAGTCCCGGCGCGACCGGCTGCGCGGCGAGCACTCGCCGCAGCCGGAACCCGCCACCATGCTGACCGCCGACCGGCTGCTCGAAGTCAACCGCAAGACCCGGCCGGGCCCCGAGGGCGTCTGGCAGCGCTTCGTCTACGCGGTGACCTTCCGCGCCGTGAACCTCGGCGACTCCGCCCGGGTGCGGGCGCGCAAGGAGCTCGACCACCGCATCCAGAAGCAGTTCGAGGGAGGCACCCGGTTCGTCCCGGTGCTGACCCGCAAGGGGGGCGTCGGCAAGACGACCGTGACCACCCTGCTCGGGATGGCGCTGGCGGACGCCCGCGAGGACAGGATCATCGCGCTCGACGCCAACCCCGACCGCGGCACGCTCTCCGAGCGTGTTCCCAAGCAGACGCGGGCGACCGTCCGCGATGTGGTACACAAGGCCGCGAGCATTTCCGGCTTCACCGATTTCTCCGCTCTGGTCTCGCGCGATGAGACGCGGCTCGACGTGCTCGCCTCGGACACGGACCCGATGCTGTCCGAGGCGTTCGACGAGAACGATTACAACGTGGTCGCCGATCTGGCGGCGCGGTACTACTCGATCGTGCTGACCGACTGCGGCACCGGCATCGTCCACTCGGTCATGCGGGCGACTCTCCAGCGCGCAGACTCGCTCGTGATCGTCTCCGGCGGCAGCGTGGACGAGGCGCGGCTCGCCTCCGAGACGCTGACCTGGCTGGAGGCGAACGGTTACGGCGACCTCGTCCGCAACGCCGTCGTCGCCTTGAACACGGCCACCCAGGGAACGAACCTGGTGAAGCTGGAGGAGATCGAATCGCACTTCCGTTCGCGCGTCCGCGAGATCGTTCGCATCCCGTACGACTCGCAGCTGGCCGCCGGCTCGGTCGTGTCGTGGAAAGACCTCAAACCCCTCACCAAGCTCTCGGCCCGCACGCTCGCCGCGCTGGTGGTCGAGGGCCTGCCATCCGAGCGGGACTGA
- the def gene encoding peptide deformylase, with translation MTERQIRLFGDPVLKTLSEPVGEFDESVRSLVEDLVDTVLPPGRAGVAAPQIGVSLRAFSYNVDGEVGYILNPELVEVSGEPELVDEGCLSVPGLCFKTARYPFARVRGIDLDGAEIELSGTGVMAQALQHETDHLEGKLYLDRLDRDSRREAMKQVRESDWF, from the coding sequence GTGACCGAACGCCAGATCCGCTTGTTCGGCGACCCTGTGCTGAAGACCCTGTCGGAGCCGGTCGGCGAATTCGATGAGAGTGTCCGCAGCCTGGTCGAGGATCTCGTGGACACGGTTCTCCCGCCGGGGCGCGCCGGGGTCGCCGCCCCGCAGATCGGCGTGAGCCTGCGTGCTTTCAGCTACAACGTGGACGGCGAGGTCGGCTACATCCTCAACCCCGAGCTGGTCGAGGTCTCCGGGGAGCCCGAGCTGGTGGACGAGGGGTGTCTCTCGGTGCCCGGCCTGTGTTTCAAGACCGCACGGTATCCGTTCGCTCGTGTGCGCGGCATCGACCTGGACGGCGCCGAGATCGAGCTCTCCGGCACCGGGGTCATGGCGCAGGCCCTCCAGCACGAGACCGATCACCTCGAGGGGAAGCTCTACCTCGACCGTCTGGACAGGGACTCGCGCCGCGAGGCCATGAAGCAGGTCCGCGAGTCCGACTGGTTCTAG
- a CDS encoding ROK family glucokinase, whose product MHAIGIDIGGTKIAGAVVDELGAIVREDRVATDATRPEEIENAVVAMVQRLSDGPERIVGAGVAAAGFIDAGQSIVYYAPNINWRSEPVREKLEKRLDLPVIIENDANAAGWAEFRYGAGRLVSDMVILTIGTGVGGAIVSDDRLFRGGFGAGAEIGHMRVVPGGRPCGCGARGCIEQYGSGRALQRIAGELADAGGIGQALADVRQRKGSLGGADISELIGAGDAGALAALRQLGDWLGQACASLGAILDPQLFAFGGGVAQAGELLLEPIRLAYLENLPARGYHPEPEFRIAELVNDAGVVGAADLARLHAASL is encoded by the coding sequence ATGCACGCGATCGGCATCGATATCGGCGGGACCAAGATCGCGGGCGCTGTCGTCGACGAACTCGGCGCGATCGTCCGCGAGGACAGAGTGGCCACCGACGCCACCCGGCCCGAGGAGATCGAGAACGCCGTCGTCGCGATGGTCCAGCGCCTGTCAGACGGACCGGAGCGGATCGTCGGCGCGGGCGTCGCCGCCGCCGGCTTCATCGACGCCGGCCAGTCGATCGTCTACTACGCGCCCAACATCAACTGGCGCTCCGAGCCCGTCCGGGAGAAGCTCGAGAAGCGTCTCGACCTCCCCGTTATCATCGAGAACGATGCGAACGCGGCGGGATGGGCCGAGTTCCGGTACGGGGCCGGCCGCCTGGTGAGCGATATGGTGATTCTGACCATCGGCACCGGGGTGGGCGGTGCGATCGTGAGCGACGACCGGCTCTTCCGCGGCGGCTTCGGCGCGGGCGCCGAGATCGGCCATATGCGCGTCGTCCCGGGTGGCCGGCCCTGCGGCTGCGGCGCGCGCGGCTGCATCGAGCAGTACGGCTCCGGCCGGGCTCTGCAACGGATCGCGGGCGAGCTGGCCGACGCCGGCGGCATCGGCCAGGCGCTCGCCGATGTCCGCCAGCGCAAGGGCTCGCTCGGCGGAGCGGACATCTCCGAGCTGATCGGGGCCGGCGACGCGGGCGCTCTCGCGGCCCTCCGCCAGCTGGGCGACTGGCTCGGCCAGGCCTGCGCCAGCCTCGGCGCCATCCTGGACCCGCAGCTCTTCGCCTTCGGCGGCGGCGTCGCGCAGGCGGGGGAGCTGCTGCTCGAGCCGATCAGGCTGGCCTACCTCGAGAATCTCCCCGCGCGCGGCTACCACCCGGAGCCCGAGTTCCGCATCGCCGAGCTCGTCAACGACGCCGGTGTGGTCGGAGCCGCCGACCTCGCCCGCCTGCACGCCGCCTCGCTGTGA
- a CDS encoding AMP-dependent synthetase/ligase produces MNLSETSALVPADPEANATDLLVQRVRATPDAALFSLPDGASWTDVTAAEFHRQVVELAKGLAAAGVQPGDKIGLMCRTRYEWSLIDFAVWFAGAVLVPIYETSSPAQIQWNMADSGANTIILENAEMFSRFDEVHADLPFVQNVWQLHLGDLGKLAAAGAAVPDEEIERRRNLAHGEDIGTLIYTSGSTGRPKGCVLTHSNFVELARNSAEALQEVVKQPGASTLLLITTAHVFARFISVLCVTAGVKVGHQADTKQLLPALASFRPTFLLAVPRVFEKVYNSAEQKAEAGGHGKIFRAAAEVAVEHSRAVEAGRVPFGLKVRFALYDRLVFSKLRAAMGGRVVYAVSGSAPLGSHLGHFFHSLGIKILEGYGLTETTAPATVNRPDTFKIGTVGPALPGVDLRLADDGEIQVRGVNVFKEYWQNPEATAEAFEDGWFRTGDLGSFDADGFLTITGRKKEMIVTAGGKNVSPAALEDPIRAYPLVGQVVVVGDQKPFISALVTLDTEMLPVWLANNGEDRDMTLAEASVNPAVNEEIQRAIDAANARVSRAESIRKFVVLATELTEASGHLTPKLSIKRSVILADFADVIDKLYSDNPKTQGISLAH; encoded by the coding sequence GTGAACCTGTCAGAGACATCCGCTCTCGTCCCCGCCGACCCCGAGGCCAACGCGACCGATCTGCTCGTGCAGCGAGTGCGGGCCACCCCGGACGCCGCGCTCTTCAGCCTGCCCGACGGTGCGAGCTGGACGGACGTGACGGCCGCCGAGTTCCACCGTCAGGTGGTCGAGCTGGCCAAAGGCCTCGCCGCCGCAGGCGTGCAGCCGGGCGACAAGATCGGCCTCATGTGCAGAACGCGCTACGAGTGGTCGCTCATCGACTTCGCTGTCTGGTTCGCCGGTGCCGTGCTGGTGCCGATCTACGAGACCTCCTCCCCCGCGCAGATCCAGTGGAACATGGCGGACTCGGGCGCGAACACCATCATCCTGGAGAACGCGGAGATGTTCTCCCGTTTCGACGAAGTACACGCCGACCTCCCCTTCGTCCAGAACGTCTGGCAGCTGCACCTCGGCGACCTCGGCAAGCTCGCCGCCGCCGGCGCGGCCGTCCCGGACGAGGAGATCGAGCGCCGCCGGAACCTCGCCCACGGCGAGGACATCGGGACGCTGATCTACACCTCCGGCTCGACCGGCCGCCCGAAGGGGTGCGTGCTGACGCACTCGAACTTCGTGGAACTCGCGCGGAACTCGGCCGAGGCTCTGCAGGAGGTCGTGAAGCAGCCGGGCGCCTCCACTCTCCTCTTAATCACCACCGCTCACGTCTTCGCGCGGTTCATCTCCGTGCTCTGTGTGACCGCGGGGGTGAAGGTCGGGCACCAGGCGGACACGAAGCAGCTGCTGCCGGCGCTCGCGAGCTTCAGACCGACGTTCCTCCTGGCCGTGCCGCGCGTGTTCGAGAAGGTGTACAACTCGGCCGAGCAGAAAGCGGAGGCCGGCGGGCACGGCAAGATCTTCCGCGCCGCCGCTGAGGTCGCGGTCGAGCACTCCCGGGCGGTCGAGGCGGGGAGAGTGCCGTTCGGCCTCAAAGTCAGGTTCGCGCTGTACGACCGGCTCGTGTTCTCCAAACTGCGCGCTGCGATGGGCGGCCGCGTGGTCTACGCGGTGTCGGGATCGGCTCCGCTCGGCTCCCACCTCGGCCACTTCTTCCACAGTCTCGGCATCAAGATCCTGGAAGGCTACGGTCTCACCGAGACCACGGCCCCGGCCACCGTGAACCGGCCCGACACGTTCAAGATCGGCACGGTCGGCCCCGCCCTCCCCGGCGTCGATCTGCGGCTCGCGGACGACGGCGAGATCCAGGTGCGCGGTGTCAACGTCTTCAAGGAGTACTGGCAGAACCCGGAAGCAACGGCGGAAGCGTTCGAGGACGGCTGGTTCCGCACCGGCGATCTGGGCTCCTTCGACGCAGACGGTTTCCTGACGATCACCGGCCGCAAGAAAGAGATGATCGTCACTGCCGGCGGGAAGAATGTCTCCCCTGCCGCGCTCGAGGACCCGATCCGCGCATATCCCCTCGTCGGCCAGGTGGTCGTCGTCGGCGACCAGAAGCCGTTCATCTCAGCCCTGGTCACCCTCGACACCGAGATGCTCCCCGTCTGGCTGGCCAACAACGGCGAAGATAGGGACATGACCCTCGCCGAGGCGAGCGTCAATCCCGCCGTCAACGAGGAGATCCAGCGCGCCATCGACGCCGCCAACGCGCGCGTGTCCCGGGCGGAGAGCATCCGCAAGTTCGTCGTCCTCGCCACCGAGCTGACCGAGGCGAGCGGTCATCTGACGCCGAAGCTCAGCATCAAGCGCAGCGTGATCCTGGCGGACTTCGCAGATGTGATCGACAAGCTCTACAGCGACAACCCGAAGACCCAGGGGATTTCGCTGGCCCACTGA
- a CDS encoding class II 3-deoxy-7-phosphoheptulonate synthase: MEGLDYWRTLPIEQQPEWPDKDAVTAVSAELATLPPLVFAGEVDQLRTRLARAAEGNAFLLQGGDCAETFADATADQIRNRVKTVLQMAVVLTYGASVPVIKMGRMAGQFAKPRSSDTETRGDVTLPAYRGDIVNGYDFTPESRQADPRRLVQGYHTAASTLNLIRAFTQGGFADLRQVHSWNRGFAANPANQRYEGLAREIDRAIKFMEAAGADFDELKRVEFYSSHEALLMDYERPMTRIDSRTGSPYNTSAHFVWIGERTRDLDGAHVDFLSRVRNPIGVKLGPTTSPDDMLRLIDKLDPEREPGRLTFITRMGAGKVREAFPPLLEAIKRSEARPLWVTDPMHGNGLTTPTGYKTRRFEDVVDEVKGFFEAHRAAGTNPGGIHVELTGDDVTECLGGSEHIDEATLATRYESLCDPRLNHMQSLELAFLVAEELSQP, encoded by the coding sequence ATGGAGGGCCTGGACTATTGGCGCACGCTGCCGATCGAACAGCAGCCGGAGTGGCCGGACAAAGACGCGGTGACGGCGGTTTCGGCCGAACTAGCCACCCTGCCGCCGCTCGTCTTCGCCGGTGAGGTGGACCAGCTGCGCACCCGGCTCGCGCGCGCGGCCGAAGGCAACGCCTTCCTGCTCCAGGGCGGCGATTGCGCTGAGACCTTCGCGGACGCGACCGCCGACCAGATCCGCAACCGGGTGAAAACGGTGTTGCAGATGGCTGTCGTGCTCACCTACGGCGCGTCTGTGCCCGTCATCAAGATGGGGCGCATGGCGGGGCAGTTCGCCAAACCGCGCTCCAGCGACACCGAGACGCGCGGGGATGTCACGCTTCCCGCCTACCGTGGCGACATCGTCAACGGGTACGACTTCACACCGGAGTCGCGCCAGGCCGACCCACGCCGGCTCGTCCAGGGCTACCACACGGCCGCCTCGACGCTGAACCTCATCCGCGCGTTCACGCAGGGGGGTTTCGCCGACTTGCGTCAGGTACACAGCTGGAACAGAGGTTTCGCGGCGAACCCGGCCAACCAGCGCTACGAGGGTCTGGCCCGTGAGATCGACCGCGCCATCAAGTTCATGGAGGCCGCCGGTGCGGATTTCGACGAGCTCAAGCGTGTCGAGTTCTACTCCAGCCATGAGGCGCTCCTCATGGACTACGAGCGCCCGATGACGCGCATCGACTCCCGCACCGGTTCGCCGTACAACACCTCGGCGCACTTCGTGTGGATCGGTGAGCGCACCCGTGATCTGGACGGCGCGCATGTCGACTTCCTCTCCCGCGTCCGCAACCCGATCGGCGTCAAGCTCGGGCCGACCACGTCGCCGGACGATATGCTGCGCCTGATCGACAAGCTCGACCCGGAGCGCGAGCCCGGCCGCCTGACCTTCATCACACGGATGGGAGCGGGCAAGGTCCGGGAGGCGTTTCCGCCACTCCTCGAGGCCATCAAACGCTCCGAAGCCCGCCCGCTCTGGGTCACCGACCCGATGCACGGCAACGGCCTCACCACCCCGACCGGCTACAAGACGCGCCGCTTCGAGGACGTCGTGGATGAGGTCAAAGGCTTCTTCGAGGCTCACCGGGCGGCCGGGACCAACCCCGGCGGCATCCACGTCGAACTCACGGGAGACGATGTCACGGAGTGCCTGGGCGGCTCCGAGCACATCGACGAGGCGACCCTGGCCACCCGCTACGAGTCGCTCTGCGATCCCCGCCTCAACCACATGCAGTCCCTCGAGCTGGCCTTCCTGGTCGCGGAAGAGCTCAGCCAGCCCTGA
- a CDS encoding ParA family protein: MHVLSVSSLKGGVGKTTVTLGLVSAAFAKGLRTLVVDLDPQSDVSTGMDIQIAGHLNVADVLASPKEKIVRAAIAPSGWAKGCAATIDLMIGSPSAINFDGPHPSIHDIWKLEEALANVEHDYDLVLIDCAPSLNALTRTAWAASDRVAVVTEPGLFSVAAADRALRAIEEIRRGLSPRLQPLGIIVNRTRVQSLEHQFRIKELRDMFGPLVLSPQLPERTSLQQAQGAAKPLHVWPGESAQEMAHNFDLLLERVLRTARIGEYATAGA, translated from the coding sequence GTGCATGTACTCAGCGTTAGCTCCCTCAAGGGCGGTGTCGGCAAGACCACGGTAACGCTCGGTCTGGTCTCGGCGGCGTTCGCGAAAGGTCTGCGGACGCTCGTCGTCGACCTCGATCCGCAGTCCGATGTCTCGACAGGGATGGACATCCAGATCGCCGGTCATCTGAACGTCGCCGACGTGCTCGCCTCCCCCAAGGAGAAGATCGTGCGCGCGGCGATCGCGCCGTCTGGCTGGGCCAAGGGTTGCGCGGCCACGATCGACCTCATGATCGGCAGCCCGTCCGCCATCAACTTCGACGGACCGCACCCCAGCATCCACGACATCTGGAAGCTGGAGGAGGCGCTCGCCAATGTCGAGCACGACTACGATCTCGTGCTCATCGACTGCGCCCCGTCCCTCAACGCTCTGACCCGCACCGCCTGGGCCGCGAGCGACCGGGTGGCCGTCGTCACCGAGCCTGGCCTGTTCTCGGTCGCCGCCGCTGACCGCGCGCTGCGCGCCATCGAGGAGATCCGCCGCGGGCTCTCGCCGCGCCTCCAGCCCCTCGGCATCATCGTGAACCGCACCCGGGTGCAATCGCTGGAGCACCAGTTCCGGATCAAGGAACTGCGCGACATGTTCGGCCCGCTGGTGCTCTCGCCTCAGCTCCCCGAGCGCACCTCGCTGCAACAGGCCCAGGGCGCGGCCAAACCCCTCCATGTCTGGCCCGGAGAGAGCGCTCAGGAGATGGCCCACAACTTCGACCTGCTCCTCGAGCGGGTCCTCCGCACCGCCCGCATCGGCGAGTACGCCACCGCTGGCGCCTGA